Proteins co-encoded in one Metabacillus sp. KUDC1714 genomic window:
- a CDS encoding LysR family transcriptional regulator → MDERDWMVLQTLYKEKNITKAAQLLYISQPALTNRLNQLEKEFGVIIVNRGRRGVQFTPQGEYLAKSAQEMLLTIQKIKENVLNMEDRVVGTLRLGVSNFFTDYMLPNLLKLFKDQYPNIEFKVTTNFSSHIAQLIYNQNVHIGIVKGDFIWKDHKHLLFEESICIASKEKIDIHDLPNLPRIDYHTDTSLKNSIDKWWSENFTQPPLVSIEVDKADTCKKMVINGLGYAILPSLILKDVNDIHIADIKSIDGKPIVRKTWMIYHEDSLKLNIVKAFVDFIEKEFRV, encoded by the coding sequence TTGGATGAACGAGATTGGATGGTTTTGCAAACCCTCTATAAAGAAAAAAATATTACAAAGGCTGCTCAACTTTTGTATATTTCTCAACCGGCTTTGACAAACCGATTAAACCAATTAGAAAAGGAATTTGGCGTAATTATCGTAAATAGAGGAAGGCGTGGAGTTCAATTTACTCCACAAGGAGAGTATTTAGCCAAAAGTGCACAAGAAATGTTATTAACCATACAAAAAATTAAGGAAAATGTCCTTAATATGGAGGATAGAGTTGTAGGTACACTAAGATTGGGTGTTTCTAACTTTTTTACTGATTACATGCTTCCCAACCTATTAAAGCTATTCAAAGATCAGTATCCTAATATTGAATTTAAGGTAACGACAAACTTTAGCAGTCACATTGCTCAGTTAATTTACAATCAAAATGTCCATATTGGAATAGTTAAAGGGGACTTTATTTGGAAAGATCATAAACATTTATTATTTGAAGAATCCATTTGCATAGCTTCTAAAGAAAAAATAGACATACATGACCTTCCTAACTTGCCAAGAATTGATTATCATACTGACACGTCATTGAAGAATTCCATAGATAAGTGGTGGTCTGAAAATTTCACCCAACCCCCACTTGTCAGCATAGAAGTAGATAAAGCAGACACTTGTAAAAAAATGGTCATAAATGGATTAGGCTATGCTATTTTACCTAGTTTGATATTAAAGGATGTAAATGATATACATATAGCTGATATTAAATCTATTGATGGGAAACCTATTGTTCGTAAGACATGGATGATTTATCACGAGGATTCATTAAAATTAAACATTGTTAAGGCATTTGTTGATTTTATTGAAAAAGAATTTAGAGTGTAG
- a CDS encoding AbrB family transcriptional regulator: MKKNRDFIQFGLFVTVSGVGGLFLSLTGLPIGWMIGTLLMATFLSILRPNLLQLPRNQKGIPKYWLYIGQCILGIELGRKVNSSVLYIFHENWSTITIMLLLSIFISLLSGFVLWKYSNLDMLTSFFATAPGGLSSIPGIAEEVGANTGVVSIIQAMRVFLVILTIPLIISFLNSHSEANANNYTISTELTKFGIEQLAFTILFVCIAWSGYYIGEFLKFPAPWLIGSMVSVAIVKSFGSELFGYELVTWWPQSLMIVSQIFIGASIGSRFHKNMFIGLNRTLIISFLSTIGLIVSVFICAYFVSIVTDITFLTAGLAFAPGGIAEMTTTALVLNGDATFVIAVQVLRVVTVCITLPPLFRFLRYWEVKKKSHSHLSA; this comes from the coding sequence ATGAAAAAAAATAGGGATTTTATTCAGTTTGGGTTGTTTGTAACAGTAAGCGGAGTAGGTGGATTATTTCTCTCTTTAACTGGTCTCCCTATTGGATGGATGATCGGGACACTCCTCATGGCAACTTTTCTTTCAATTTTACGTCCGAATTTATTACAATTACCTCGTAATCAAAAGGGTATTCCAAAATATTGGTTATATATTGGACAGTGTATCTTAGGGATTGAATTAGGACGGAAAGTGAATAGTTCTGTTCTATACATTTTTCATGAAAATTGGTCAACTATTACCATAATGCTACTTTTATCTATTTTTATTTCTTTACTTTCAGGTTTTGTTTTATGGAAATACAGCAATTTGGATATGTTAACAAGTTTTTTTGCTACTGCACCTGGGGGCCTTTCCTCAATCCCTGGCATTGCAGAAGAGGTTGGTGCTAACACTGGTGTTGTCAGTATTATTCAGGCTATGCGTGTATTTTTAGTTATCCTAACGATTCCTCTAATTATATCTTTCTTGAATAGTCATTCTGAGGCTAATGCAAACAACTATACTATCTCAACGGAATTAACAAAATTTGGAATTGAACAGCTTGCTTTTACAATTTTGTTTGTATGTATAGCGTGGAGTGGATATTATATAGGGGAATTTTTGAAGTTTCCAGCTCCATGGCTGATTGGTAGTATGGTTAGTGTTGCTATTGTCAAATCTTTTGGCTCAGAACTTTTTGGATATGAACTTGTAACTTGGTGGCCGCAAAGTTTAATGATCGTATCACAAATTTTTATTGGTGCAAGCATCGGCTCGCGTTTTCATAAAAATATGTTTATAGGGTTAAATAGAACTTTAATAATTTCATTTTTGAGTACAATAGGCTTAATTGTTTCTGTATTTATATGCGCTTATTTTGTATCGATTGTAACGGATATAACATTTCTGACTGCAGGTTTAGCTTTTGCACCAGGTGGAATTGCAGAGATGACAACAACTGCTCTTGTGCTTAATGGTGATGCTACATTTGTCATAGCAGTACAAGTGCTCAGGGTCGTCACTGTATGCATTACTCTTCCTCCTCTATTTAGATTTTTAAGATATTGGGAGGTCAAGAAGAAATCTCATTCTCATCTATCTGCATAG
- the yyaC gene encoding spore protease YyaC, which translates to MSYYYKKEQKNLEKYSYNLKSNGSTEEKDIEVLALKMKEIIQNSSREDKDIVFLCIGSDRYVGDSLGPLVGTMLKDSQVPFRVYGTLEEPVHAFNLKGILKEINKQFKKPLIFSIDSSIGDKNQVGYVMFKEGPLTPGKALEKMLPEVGDYHFVGFVNYIDPLPTSQFLNDTRLYTVMNLAKTIVKVVTKIKVYDNISEGKES; encoded by the coding sequence GTGTCTTATTATTATAAAAAAGAACAAAAGAATCTAGAAAAATATTCATATAATTTGAAATCTAATGGAAGTACAGAAGAAAAAGATATTGAAGTATTAGCACTTAAAATGAAAGAAATTATTCAAAATTCATCACGAGAGGATAAAGATATTGTCTTTTTATGTATAGGTTCTGATCGATATGTTGGTGATTCATTAGGACCATTAGTAGGAACGATGCTTAAAGATAGTCAAGTTCCTTTTCGTGTTTATGGAACATTAGAAGAGCCCGTACATGCATTTAATTTAAAAGGGATATTAAAGGAAATCAATAAACAATTTAAAAAGCCTCTTATTTTTAGTATTGATTCATCCATTGGTGATAAAAATCAAGTGGGCTATGTGATGTTTAAAGAGGGACCATTAACTCCTGGAAAAGCACTTGAAAAGATGCTCCCTGAAGTAGGGGATTACCATTTCGTGGGATTTGTTAATTATATAGATCCTTTGCCAACTTCACAATTTTTAAATGATACAAGATTGTATACTGTAATGAATCTTGCAAAAACGATTGTGAAAGTGGTTACTAAAATAAAGGTATATGACAATATCTCAGAGGGAAAAGAGAGTTAG
- a CDS encoding CitMHS family transporter has product MLTFLGISMVVVFTYLIMAKKLSPVTALVIVPIIFAVIGGFGLELGGMMLDGLKEVAPSAALLLFAILFFGILIDAGLFDPLINKMMKFVKGDPVKIAIGTAIIAMTVALDGDGTTTHMITISAMLALYLRIGMNPLVLATISLLSVSIMSGMTPWGGPATRAIASLGLDANEFFLPLIPTMLSGMGCILFIAFVLGKKERARIGVINVEEIPHQSLKLSEVAATFALQDDIKRPTLRWVNFILTVTIMVVLVMGLISAPILFLIGFVLAAMINYPNLEEQKERILSHAGNALTVVILVFAAGIFSGIFSGTKMVDAISNALVSIIPESVGSFFPLVVALTSMPFTFVLSNDAYYFGVLPILAEAGAAYGVSPLEIARASILGQPVHFLSPLVASTLLLVGMVKTDIGEFQRYAFKWTLLCSVVIIAVAFLTSSIS; this is encoded by the coding sequence ATTCTTACTTTTTTAGGAATTTCAATGGTTGTCGTTTTTACTTATTTGATCATGGCAAAAAAATTATCTCCTGTTACAGCTCTTGTTATTGTGCCAATAATATTTGCAGTAATTGGTGGGTTTGGCTTAGAGCTCGGGGGTATGATGCTAGATGGCTTAAAAGAAGTTGCTCCTTCAGCTGCCTTATTATTGTTTGCTATTTTATTTTTTGGAATTTTAATCGATGCAGGCTTATTTGACCCACTAATTAATAAAATGATGAAATTCGTTAAAGGAGATCCCGTTAAAATTGCTATTGGAACCGCAATAATCGCTATGACCGTTGCATTAGATGGCGATGGAACGACAACTCATATGATTACTATTTCTGCTATGTTGGCACTTTATCTTCGAATTGGTATGAACCCACTTGTACTTGCAACAATTTCTTTACTTTCTGTCAGCATAATGAGCGGTATGACTCCTTGGGGAGGACCAGCTACAAGAGCCATTGCCTCTTTAGGTCTTGATGCTAATGAGTTTTTCCTCCCACTTATACCAACAATGTTATCAGGAATGGGATGTATTCTTTTTATAGCTTTTGTTCTTGGAAAAAAGGAAAGAGCAAGAATTGGTGTTATTAATGTCGAGGAAATTCCACATCAATCATTAAAATTGAGCGAGGTTGCTGCCACTTTTGCCCTGCAAGATGATATTAAACGCCCTACATTAAGATGGGTAAACTTCATTTTAACAGTAACGATTATGGTGGTTTTAGTCATGGGGTTAATTTCAGCTCCAATCCTATTTCTAATTGGATTTGTACTCGCTGCTATGATTAACTATCCAAATTTAGAAGAGCAAAAAGAACGTATTTTATCACATGCAGGAAATGCTTTAACTGTTGTCATATTAGTGTTTGCCGCTGGTATCTTCTCAGGAATTTTTTCCGGAACAAAAATGGTAGACGCAATTTCAAATGCATTAGTATCGATCATTCCAGAATCTGTAGGTTCCTTTTTTCCTCTTGTCGTGGCACTAACTAGCATGCCATTTACTTTCGTTTTATCCAACGACGCTTATTACTTTGGAGTTTTGCCAATTCTAGCTGAAGCAGGAGCAGCTTATGGGGTAAGTCCTTTAGAAATTGCAAGAGCTTCCATATTAGGGCAACCTGTACATTTTCTAAGTCCTCTTGTTGCATCTACTCTTTTACTAGTAGGAATGGTTAAAACAGACATCGGGGAATTTCAGCGCTATGCGTTTAAATGGACTCTTCTTTGTTCGGTAGTCATTATTGCTGTTGCTTTTTTAACAAGTTCTATCAGCTAA
- a CDS encoding LysR family transcriptional regulator: MDEKDWNAIRILYQEKNISRASERLYISQPALTYRLKNLEKEFGTRLFFKIKGGIEFTSEGIHLVEYSEEMINKLQKTKDYMINMQNEVKGTLRLGVSSNFAQYKLPKILKKFSTKFPNVQFNINTGWSTDIINLLNSATVQLGILRGNYEWYGKKVLLHKERLCLISKKEIDMENLRELPFINYKTDSSLKALITGWWHDRFSEPPFVMMETDRLETCKEMVKNDLGIAIVPEICLQPSDNLQIHELFYNNGEPVFRYTWLMYNQDSLKLSIVKNFIDFLNENPNI, from the coding sequence ATGGATGAAAAAGATTGGAATGCGATCCGAATTTTATATCAAGAGAAAAATATTAGCCGTGCATCAGAACGTTTATATATTTCACAACCTGCATTGACTTACAGACTTAAAAATTTAGAAAAGGAGTTTGGGACTAGATTATTTTTTAAAATAAAAGGGGGAATTGAGTTTACTTCTGAAGGCATACATTTAGTTGAGTATTCCGAAGAAATGATAAATAAGTTACAAAAAACGAAAGACTATATGATTAATATGCAAAATGAGGTAAAAGGAACATTAAGGTTAGGAGTTTCAAGTAACTTTGCTCAATATAAGCTTCCCAAGATATTAAAAAAGTTTTCAACTAAATTCCCCAATGTACAATTTAATATAAATACAGGTTGGAGTACCGATATTATTAACCTTCTTAATTCTGCTACTGTGCAATTAGGAATTTTACGTGGAAATTATGAATGGTATGGAAAAAAAGTATTATTACATAAAGAAAGACTTTGTTTGATTTCTAAAAAAGAAATAGACATGGAAAATTTACGTGAACTGCCATTTATTAATTACAAAACGGATAGTTCTCTAAAAGCTCTAATTACCGGTTGGTGGCATGACAGATTTTCCGAACCGCCATTTGTTATGATGGAAACAGACAGACTAGAAACATGTAAAGAAATGGTCAAAAATGATTTAGGTATTGCAATTGTACCTGAAATTTGTCTTCAACCTTCAGATAACCTCCAAATACATGAATTATTCTATAACAATGGAGAACCAGTATTTAGATATACATGGTTAATGTATAATCAAGATTCATTAAAGCTCTCGATTGTAAAAAATTTCATAGATTTTTTAAATGAAAATCCAAATATTTAA